From one Esox lucius isolate fEsoLuc1 chromosome 11, fEsoLuc1.pri, whole genome shotgun sequence genomic stretch:
- the tmem11 gene encoding transmembrane protein 11, mitochondrial isoform X2 — protein MAATDCYIVHEIYNGENAQDQFEYELEQALEAQYKYIVIEPTRIGDETARWIAVGNCLHKTAVLSGTACLLTPLSLPPEYSRYVALPAGALSVACSALYGISWQFDPCCKYQVEYDSQKLSRLPLHTLTSSTPVVLVRRDDIHRKRLHNTIALAALAYCAKKIYELYAV, from the coding sequence ATGGCAGCGACAGACTGCTACATCGTGCACGAGATCTACAACGGGGAGAATGCACAGGACCAGTTTGAGTACGAGCTTGAGCAGGCACTGGAAGCCCAGTACAAGTACATTGTGATTGAGCCAACACGCATCGGTGACGAGACAGCCCGCTGGATCGCCGTGGGGAACTGCCTGCACAAGACGGCAGTGCTGTCAGGCACTGCCTGCCTCCTGACGCCCCTCTCGCTGCCGCCTGAGTACTCACGCTACGTGGCGCTACCTGCTGGTGCCCTGAGCGTGGCTTGCTCTGCCCTCTATGGAATCTCTTGGCAGTTCGATCCTTGCTGCAAGTACCAGGTGGAGTACGACAGCCAAAAACTCTCACGGCTGCCCCTGCATACACTCACTTCCTCCACACCTGTGGTGCTGGTGCGCAGGGACGACATCCACAGAAAGAGACTCCACAACACGATAGCACTGGCCGCCCTGGCCTACTGCGCCAAGAagatctatgaactttatgcgGTATGA
- the tmem11 gene encoding transmembrane protein 11, mitochondrial isoform X1: MASLGRRRGVPVNRERGVMAATDCYIVHEIYNGENAQDQFEYELEQALEAQYKYIVIEPTRIGDETARWIAVGNCLHKTAVLSGTACLLTPLSLPPEYSRYVALPAGALSVACSALYGISWQFDPCCKYQVEYDSQKLSRLPLHTLTSSTPVVLVRRDDIHRKRLHNTIALAALAYCAKKIYELYAV; this comes from the exons ATGGCGTCGTTGGGAAGGAGGCGCGGTGTCCCAGTCAACAGGGAGAG GGGAGTGATGGCAGCGACAGACTGCTACATCGTGCACGAGATCTACAACGGGGAGAATGCACAGGACCAGTTTGAGTACGAGCTTGAGCAGGCACTGGAAGCCCAGTACAAGTACATTGTGATTGAGCCAACACGCATCGGTGACGAGACAGCCCGCTGGATCGCCGTGGGGAACTGCCTGCACAAGACGGCAGTGCTGTCAGGCACTGCCTGCCTCCTGACGCCCCTCTCGCTGCCGCCTGAGTACTCACGCTACGTGGCGCTACCTGCTGGTGCCCTGAGCGTGGCTTGCTCTGCCCTCTATGGAATCTCTTGGCAGTTCGATCCTTGCTGCAAGTACCAGGTGGAGTACGACAGCCAAAAACTCTCACGGCTGCCCCTGCATACACTCACTTCCTCCACACCTGTGGTGCTGGTGCGCAGGGACGACATCCACAGAAAGAGACTCCACAACACGATAGCACTGGCCGCCCTGGCCTACTGCGCCAAGAagatctatgaactttatgcgGTATGA